A window of the Brassica napus cultivar Da-Ae chromosome C5, Da-Ae, whole genome shotgun sequence genome harbors these coding sequences:
- the LOC106381829 gene encoding upstream activation factor subunit UAF30, with product MAAAFSRVFGGCRTLMAKAATNAAAAAGSGAGKEGKGILKTVPVSQTLANFAGESELSRATAVKKVWEHIKGNNLQNPENRKQIICDDKLKTIFGDKDTVGFTEIAKLLSPHFPKSV from the exons atGGCGGCGGCTTTTTCTAGGGTTTTCGGAGGATGCAGGACACTGATGGCAAAGGCGGCGACTAATGCGGCGGCGGCAGCAGGCAGTGGAGCTGGTAAAGAAGGAAAAGGGATTCTCAAGACAGTTCCGGTCTCACAGACGCTGGCTAACTTCGCTGGAGAAAGCGAGCTCTCTCGTGCCACTGCCGTGAAGAAAGTGTGGGAGCATATCAAGGGAAACAACCTCCAG AATCCGGAGAATAGGAAGCAGATCATATGCGACGATAAGTTGAAGACCATCTTCGGTGACAAAGACACAGTTGGATTCACAGAGATCGCAAAGCTCTTGTCTCCACATTTTCCTAAGTCTGTCTGA